The candidate division KSB1 bacterium genome window below encodes:
- a CDS encoding GNAT family N-acetyltransferase encodes MVRIRQFRARDLASLLEFWNRAVRVDRLTPKLLKEKVTEDPDFDPELTLIAEHAGEIAGFMMGVTRRSMGDTNRGWIKLFAVARPHRRKGIASELLSAVEELMRQRGVKRLQVMDCPVNYLHPGIDPLAYTEAICFAERRGFKKVGDTSHLKADLRKQDFDTSAEERKLAKEGIEIRRARPEDWPHVEELLRSEWAAWVPEVKRTLGRRPISLHVALLDGRIEAFSAYDANNVGTGWFGPMGTRAVFRGKGVGGILLKRCLRDMQRQGLPFSTIPWVGPIPFYMHYCNAHVYRVFWRYAKELA; translated from the coding sequence ATGGTGAGGATTAGGCAATTTCGTGCCCGGGACTTGGCTTCACTTCTGGAGTTTTGGAACCGTGCGGTGCGTGTAGACCGCCTAACTCCCAAGCTTCTAAAGGAGAAGGTGACCGAAGACCCGGACTTTGACCCTGAACTGACCCTCATTGCCGAGCATGCGGGGGAGATTGCTGGGTTTATGATGGGCGTCACCCGTCGCAGCATGGGAGACACAAATAGGGGATGGATCAAGCTGTTTGCGGTGGCGCGTCCGCATCGCAGAAAGGGTATCGCTTCTGAACTCCTGAGCGCAGTAGAGGAGCTCATGCGCCAGAGGGGTGTCAAGCGGCTGCAGGTCATGGACTGCCCGGTGAACTATCTCCATCCCGGCATTGACCCGTTGGCCTACACCGAGGCCATCTGCTTTGCGGAGCGGCGCGGCTTCAAGAAGGTGGGTGATACCTCCCACCTCAAGGCGGATTTGCGGAAACAAGACTTTGACACCTCAGCCGAAGAGCGAAAATTGGCCAAGGAAGGCATTGAGATCCGGCGTGCTCGTCCAGAAGACTGGCCGCACGTGGAAGAGCTGCTGCGGAGCGAGTGGGCAGCGTGGGTCCCCGAGGTCAAGAGGACGCTTGGGCGGCGCCCCATTAGCCTGCATGTGGCCCTGCTGGACGGCCGCATCGAGGCCTTCTCCGCCTATGACGCCAACAACGTCGGTACCGGCTGGTTTGGCCCCATGGGCACACGCGCGGTGTTCCGTGGCAAAGGTGTGGGAGGAATTTTGCTGAAGAGATGCCTGCGCGACATGCAGCGCCAGGGCTTGCCGTTTTCCACTATCCCCTGGGTGGGCCCCATTCCTTTCTACATGCACTATTGCAATGCCCACGTCTACCGTGTGTTTTGGCGCTACGCAAAGGAATTGGCCTAA
- a CDS encoding NADP-dependent malic enzyme, with the protein MATARKLNTEELLAKAYRPAKEAMRLHPFYRGKIEVVPKCCIRSFDDFAIWYTPGVAEPCKAIQADPEKVLEYTNKANLVAVVTDGTRVLGLGDIGPEAGMPVMEGKAILFKYLGGVDAFPLCLDTKDAEEFIRTVKILQPSFGGINLEDIAKPKCFYILDRLRQECHIPVWHDDQQGTAAVTVAGFINAVKLVGKKVNRIKIVLYGAGASNVAVARLLMHVGVDPGKMIVYDSKGPLNKSRTEFIEAEPQKWHLCEQTNAEGVDVPFEEGIEGADVLIALSRSGPDVIKKESIAKMNRDAIVFVCANPIPEIWPWDAKEAGARIVATGRSDFPNQINNSLGFPGIFRGTLDVAATTITDEMCIAASYELAKCAEDKGLHEEYIIPTMDEWEVYPREAVAVGQKAIEQGVARIKLSREQAFECASTIIRRAREEVQMLMKQGFIPPAPPMDPLL; encoded by the coding sequence ATGGCAACCGCAAGAAAGCTGAATACCGAGGAACTGCTGGCCAAGGCGTATCGACCGGCAAAGGAGGCAATGCGGCTTCACCCCTTCTATCGCGGCAAGATCGAGGTCGTGCCCAAGTGCTGCATTCGCAGCTTTGATGACTTTGCTATCTGGTACACGCCCGGGGTGGCGGAGCCGTGCAAGGCCATTCAGGCTGACCCAGAGAAGGTGCTGGAGTACACCAACAAGGCCAACCTTGTGGCTGTGGTCACTGACGGCACCCGTGTCTTGGGCCTGGGCGACATCGGGCCCGAGGCGGGCATGCCGGTCATGGAGGGAAAGGCCATCCTGTTCAAGTACCTGGGCGGCGTCGACGCCTTCCCCCTCTGTCTTGACACCAAAGACGCCGAAGAGTTCATCCGCACCGTAAAGATCCTGCAGCCTTCCTTTGGCGGCATCAACCTCGAGGATATCGCCAAGCCCAAGTGCTTTTACATCCTTGACCGACTGCGCCAGGAGTGCCATATCCCAGTGTGGCATGACGACCAGCAGGGCACTGCGGCTGTGACCGTAGCGGGTTTCATAAACGCGGTAAAGCTGGTCGGGAAGAAGGTCAACAGAATCAAGATCGTGCTCTACGGGGCGGGAGCATCCAATGTGGCGGTCGCCCGCTTGCTGATGCACGTGGGTGTTGACCCGGGAAAAATGATCGTGTACGACAGCAAGGGCCCTCTCAACAAGTCGCGCACCGAGTTTATCGAGGCGGAACCGCAGAAGTGGCACCTGTGCGAGCAGACCAACGCCGAGGGCGTGGACGTGCCGTTCGAGGAAGGGATCGAGGGCGCGGACGTACTCATCGCCCTCTCCCGTTCTGGCCCGGATGTGATCAAAAAAGAGTCAATCGCAAAGATGAACCGGGACGCCATCGTCTTCGTGTGCGCCAACCCCATACCGGAGATCTGGCCGTGGGACGCCAAAGAGGCAGGGGCACGCATCGTTGCTACGGGCCGCTCGGATTTCCCCAATCAGATCAACAATTCCTTAGGCTTCCCGGGTATCTTCCGTGGGACGTTGGACGTGGCTGCCACCACCATCACCGACGAAATGTGTATTGCTGCCTCTTACGAGCTGGCCAAGTGCGCTGAGGATAAGGGGCTGCACGAGGAATACATCATCCCGACCATGGACGAGTGGGAGGTCTATCCTAGAGAAGCGGTGGCCGTAGGCCAGAAGGCCATTGAGCAAGGTGTGGCGCGGATAAAGCTAAGCAGGGAACAGGCGTTCGAATGCGCCTCGACCATAATCAGGCGGGCGCGTGAAGAGGTGCAGATGCTCATGAAACAAGGCTTCATCCCCCCAGCGCCGCCGATGGACCCCTTGTTGTAG
- the efp gene encoding elongation factor P produces MSSISDFRRGMAIKFAGDIYIITEYQHVTPGNLRAFVRTRLKNVKTGRVIENTFRFTDKLEEVRLDRKEMQFLYRDGDHLVFMDPETYDQVTIDADFLGDQLGFLKEGNSATIFYHENQPISAELPITVDLEVTQADPVARGDTAGNLTNTVTLETGARIQVPPFVKAGDVIRIDTRTGKYLSRV; encoded by the coding sequence ATGTCGTCTATTTCTGATTTTCGGCGTGGCATGGCTATCAAGTTTGCGGGCGATATTTACATCATCACCGAGTATCAGCATGTGACTCCGGGCAACTTGCGTGCTTTTGTGCGCACGCGACTGAAAAACGTAAAGACTGGCAGGGTTATCGAGAACACCTTCCGTTTCACAGACAAGTTGGAAGAGGTGCGCTTAGACCGCAAGGAGATGCAGTTCCTTTATAGAGATGGTGACCACTTAGTTTTCATGGACCCCGAAACCTATGACCAAGTCACCATTGACGCCGACTTTTTGGGCGACCAGCTCGGTTTCTTGAAAGAGGGCAATAGCGCCACGATTTTCTACCATGAGAACCAGCCGATCTCTGCTGAGTTGCCCATAACAGTGGACTTGGAGGTCACACAAGCCGACCCGGTTGCGCGCGGGGACACGGCGGGCAATTTGACCAATACCGTGACATTGGAGACCGGGGCGCGCATTCAGGTGCCGCCATTTGTCAAGGCTGGCGATGTCATCCGCATCGACACACGCACGGGCAAGTACCTTTCGCGGGTTTAG
- a CDS encoding DUF1343 domain-containing protein translates to MRKTTNVWLRALRCLVLAPLLPSLLCASAPRVKPGVEVLIEKRQELLRGRRVGLITNPTGVTSDLRSTIDVLNQLPGVKLVALFGPEHGVRGDVFAGEHVGDFVDARTGLPVYSLYGRRSKPTPEMLADVDVLVYDVQDIGSRTYTYIYTMASCMEAAAERGIPFVVLDRPNPLGGLLVEGPVLEHGFESGIGRYPIPYVYGLTVGELAMLFNKEFGINCQLTVVPMEGWRRAMLFADTGLPWVPTSPHIPHAETAIFYPATGCLGELGVCEGVGYTLPFELVGDEWTDGQALADHLNQLGLPGVVFRPQYFRPYYFRYKDKQLHGVQIHLTDPRAFRPMATQMHILAALRALYPQVDLFARDRYRPESFDRAMGTDAVRKALAAGQGAEEIMRAWQPSLERFMKVRKKYLLYR, encoded by the coding sequence GTGAGAAAGACGACTAACGTCTGGCTGAGGGCGCTTCGATGCCTGGTCCTCGCTCCATTGCTTCCGTCGCTCCTTTGTGCCTCTGCGCCGCGGGTGAAGCCGGGGGTCGAAGTGCTCATCGAGAAGAGGCAGGAGCTACTACGCGGGCGCCGGGTGGGTCTGATCACTAATCCCACCGGCGTCACCTCCGACCTCAGGTCCACCATTGATGTGCTGAACCAGCTGCCTGGTGTGAAGCTCGTGGCCCTCTTCGGGCCGGAGCACGGGGTGCGCGGTGACGTATTTGCCGGCGAGCATGTCGGAGACTTTGTGGATGCCCGAACCGGCCTCCCGGTGTACAGTCTCTACGGGCGACGCAGCAAACCCACTCCAGAGATGCTCGCCGATGTCGACGTGCTGGTGTACGACGTGCAAGACATCGGTTCCCGCACCTACACCTACATCTACACTATGGCCTCGTGCATGGAGGCGGCAGCGGAGCGAGGCATACCCTTTGTGGTCCTGGACAGACCCAATCCGCTGGGCGGCCTGTTGGTGGAGGGGCCCGTGCTCGAGCACGGGTTTGAGTCGGGCATTGGTCGTTACCCGATACCATATGTATACGGACTTACCGTGGGCGAGCTGGCGATGCTTTTCAACAAGGAATTCGGTATCAACTGCCAGCTCACTGTCGTCCCGATGGAGGGGTGGAGGCGGGCGATGCTTTTCGCCGATACAGGCCTGCCGTGGGTGCCCACCTCCCCGCATATCCCGCATGCGGAGACCGCAATCTTCTACCCGGCCACCGGTTGCCTAGGCGAGCTGGGTGTGTGCGAAGGTGTGGGGTATACGCTCCCATTCGAGTTGGTAGGAGACGAGTGGACGGACGGACAAGCTCTGGCCGACCATCTCAACCAGCTTGGCTTGCCAGGGGTGGTGTTTCGACCCCAGTACTTCCGGCCGTACTACTTCAGGTACAAGGATAAGCAACTCCACGGGGTGCAGATCCACCTGACGGATCCACGGGCATTTCGTCCCATGGCAACGCAGATGCACATTCTTGCGGCGCTCCGGGCGCTTTATCCGCAGGTGGACCTCTTTGCTCGCGATCGCTACCGTCCCGAAAGCTTCGACCGGGCCATGGGCACCGATGCGGTGCGGAAGGCGCTGGCCGCCGGTCAAGGTGCAGAAGAGATTATGCGCGCATGGCAACCTTCACTTGAGCGCTTTATGAAAGTGAGGAAAAAGTACTTGTTGTATCGGTAA
- a CDS encoding cob(I)yrinic acid a,c-diamide adenosyltransferase → IRLANEALQLAHTSVRSGEFDIVVLDEVNVALDYGLIPVAKVLELIATKPPHVELILTGRDAPQAIIDAADLVTEMHCIRHYYERGVAARRGIEF, encoded by the coding sequence ACATCCGCCTGGCGAACGAGGCGCTGCAGCTGGCCCATACTTCGGTGCGCAGCGGTGAGTTCGACATTGTGGTCCTCGATGAGGTAAACGTCGCCCTCGATTACGGCCTGATCCCAGTGGCCAAGGTCCTGGAGCTCATCGCCACTAAACCTCCTCACGTGGAGCTCATACTGACCGGGCGGGATGCCCCCCAGGCCATCATCGATGCGGCGGATTTGGTTACCGAAATGCACTGCATCAGGCACTACTACGAACGCGGCGTGGCGGCGCGACGCGGCATCGAGTTTTGA